The Montipora capricornis isolate CH-2021 chromosome 1, ASM3666992v2, whole genome shotgun sequence genome contains a region encoding:
- the LOC138016430 gene encoding uncharacterized protein, translated as MPPKVENIATLIAKRDIAIASLDELYEEFNMLYQGEPELIALENVYKEIAIRFRSVKKQQTTIAERLIESRETESAEMSANKQIGDQVKSDYFKCSERFVVYQKKCYAEKKPSSDHAKLEAMTFAVTKMADVLSSQKNTNHGLEKLSVPNWDGSRKNYATWKCEFNYWMEKYKQDKDEQLQRLRKALPKNSFWANQVRPCQTIDQAWKILDTEFGDQRKLMDGLLKEITNLKPIKSDSTSLSRYAATILGFVNNMEQIGCAVTNAKEAPFVMSQLLSKLDAKDNIEFGREMHRIEKEENVLNLLDWLNSEASLRSRVRKDADYHDNSGEHRILRKFENRAMNSETSDDDVCPLGCEAKHLLAACPKYQRSTIDQRWEIVKQNNRCRKCLRKHHTNVCKKPDGTTCDKCTRRHHRTLHNEQFVPVNSSSNPQAAPYANSMQGASNHSMQGTSNVPGHWAETQASTLNIQLARNVPGQCPVQKVKIKDKDGNLVETLAMLDSGSNTSFISKNVTKKLGLSGPKVHLTMNLAGGQKKSEESELVNITVVPISEETIQKPMQVYAINKPCSSAKTVSRRIVNSYPHLEAISNELYLSGGSIGLLIGTDFPDAFVDIHVIPGSPGKPIAKRNCFGWYVMGQFSSQGDESFAIRTVDVGTVSALEDMTKLLVQDTLGVKPTVFCTCKDNELKENKFIKSIADSTEIVDGRIQVRMPWSEDGPPKESNYDVAYQRMLSSEKTFKRKNCIEDVQVEIQKLLEQEFIVEIKQVDHNVPEWYLPMQAVLTPDRTTKLRLVYDASAKGQNGKSLNDHLEKGPNYINSLPNVLIAWRFDQVAYSGDMRKMFNQVRIHPDDQVFHRFLWRTNESEQPRVYQWVRLNFGDKPAPDIAAAAIKTLAKASEAQHSEGAKELCTHVYVDDIGGSRENEARCKKVTSEIDAILSTGQFQVKAWHSNNKNVNQSDEERPDFLGHKWVKVLDKISFKKSEIVADLTNLSKRGCLASVPQMWDPMGLVVPCTIELRIDLQELWSAGYSWDEILPEEIRMKWIRNIQILNQLLAYEFDRKLKPDNAVGLPEIHGFCDGGEKAYGAVVFLRWKLANSNYFCVPLMVKAFVAPLKKKSIPRLELMGCLTLSRLYSTCKEALEFAELSDAKTVFWMDSQTVLAWIKTPPKRFKPFVSVRVAEIQETLDTQAFKYIRSDVNPADVLTRGVPPEEVKTWMEGPPFLQRPQEEWPTFRENSKSVDEESLKEIKSNNEKTTMWKEPTQCTVSSEESTNIRQPTDNPIMQHLMKTCSTFTKARKTLAYVLRFINNAIKKENNTSPISTEELRESELQMFKWCQETININTVDQKLMSKPDEQGLLRAYGRLENIRSLPNEMRNPIILPKGHQMVDLLLKHLHEKRVHCGFKSLIYESRKRFWIVGVRKMAKQVTSKCVTCKKLRRKPMGQLMGQLPKLRVAAGFPAFSSTALDMFGPFQVKVGRKTLKEAHVIIFTCMTTRAIHLELVTDKSTDTFLMAFRRFASLRGHPINCWSDCGTNFVGAQQYLREVMQGWDIPRIQSVLSNEFSCTFKWEWNVPRASHQNGVVESLIKSVRQALDATSKNQSFTEEQWRTHLAEVTYLVNSRPLYPSSDGIWESPPVTPNDLLIGHHFPPPAPEQEERVNPRHLMRSTEKRVQEFWRCWIKYFAPNLLPRNKWYRPRENLQEGDLVLEMEPTPRRTWKLGLVLLTYPGADGLVRKARIKTATSVYDRPIHKLCLIATKEELSNET; from the coding sequence ATGCCACCTAAAGTAGAGAACATTGCGACACTCATCGCAAAACGAGACATTGCAATAGCATCTTTAGATGAACTTTACGAAGAATTTAACATGCTTTACCAAGGTGAACCTGAATTAATTGCTCTAGAGAATGTGTACAAAGAAATAGCAATTAGATTCCGAAGTGTTAAAAAGCAGCAAACAACAATAGCGGAAAGGCTAATTGAGTCCAGAGAGACCGAAAGTGCCGAAATGAGTGCAAACAAGCAAATTGGTGACCAAGTCAAGTCTGATTATTTTAAATGCAGCGAAAGGTTCGTTGTTTATCAAAAGAAGTGTTACGCGGAAAAGAAACCGTCAAGTGATCACGCAAAGCTCGAAGCTATGACTTTCGCAGTCACAAAAATGGCCGATGTGTTAAGTTCCCAAAAGAACACTAATCATGGACTCGAGAAACTATCTGTACCAAATTGGGATGGAAGTAGAAAAAATTATGCGACTTGGAAGTGTGAATTCAATTATTGGATGGAAAAGTATAAACAAGACAAAGACGAGCAATTACAAAGACTTCGCAAAGCGCTACCGAAAAACTCGTTTTGGGCAAATCAAGTCAGGCCTTGCCAAACGATCGATCAGGCATGGAAAATTCTGGACACCGAATTCGGagatcaaagaaaattaatggatGGGCTGTTAAAAGAAATTACCAATCTTAAACCAATAAAGAGTGATTCAACTTCACTTTCTCGCTACGCCGCAACGATTCTTGGATTCGTTAACAATATGGAGCAAATCGGTTGTGCGGTGACAAATGCCAAAGAAGCACCCTTTGTCATGTCTCAGCTACTTTCAAAATTAGACGCAAAAGACAACATCGAATTCGGCCGTGAAATGCACCGCATTGAAAAGGAGGAAAATGTTCTGAACTTGTTAGATTGGTTGAACAGTGAAGCAAGCTTGCGATCTCGTGTCAGAAAGGATGCCGATTACCATGACAACTCAGGTGAACACCGAATTctgcgaaaatttgaaaatcgtGCCATGAACAGTGAAACGTCCGATGATGATGTGTGCCCACTGGGCTGCGAAGCAAAACACCTTCTTGCCGCGTGTCCAAAATATCAACGATCGACAATCGATCAGCGATGGGAGatagtaaaacaaaacaaccgttGCCGAAAGTGCCTACGAAAACACCATACAAACGTTTGTAAAAAACCAGACGGAACGACGTGCGACAAATGCACAAGAAGACATCATCGCACTCTTCACAATGAGCAATTTGTTCCAGTTAATTCCAGTTCGAATCCTCAAGCCGCGCCATATGCAAACTCCATGCAAGGTGCCAGTAACCACAGCATGCAGGGAACAAGTAATGTCCCGGGTCATTGGGCAGAAACACAAGCCAGTACCCTCAACATTCAACTAGCGAGGAACGTCCCCGGACAATGTCCAGTTCAGAAGGTTAAGATCAAAGACAAGGACGGAAACTTGGTTGAAACCCTCGCGATGTTAGATAGTGGTTCCAACACGAGCTTCATTTCAAAGAATGTAACTAAGAAACTAGGTTTAAGTGGCCCTAAAGTACACCTAACCATGAATCTGGCTGGAGGACAGAAgaagtcggaagaatcagagtTAGTTAACATTACCGTAGTACCCATCTCAGAAGAAACCATTCAGAAGCCTATGCAAGTTTACGCAATAAATAAACCGTGCAGTTCAGCCAAAACAGTATCAAGAAGGATTGTAAATAGCTATCCACACCTAGAAGCAATCTCGAATGAACTCTATTTATCTGGTGGATCAATAGGCTTGTTGATCGGGACAGATTTTCCTGATGCCTTTGTTGACATTCACGTTATCCCTGGAAGCCCAGGAAAACCAATAGCAAAGAGAAATTGTTTTGGATGGTATGTCATGGGCCAATTTTCCAGTCAAGGAGACGAATCTTTTGCGATCAGAACAGTTGACGTAGGAACTGTCAGTGCATTGGAAGACATGACAAAACTCCTTGTACAAGACACGCTAGGAGTCAAACCGACAGTGTTTTGCACGTGTAAAGACAACgagttaaaagaaaacaagtttaTCAAGTCAATTGCAGATTCAACTGAAATCGTCGATGGGAGAATCCAGGTACGAATGCCATGGTCAGAAGACGGACCCCCAAAGGAGAGCAATTACGATGTTGCGTACCAGCGAATGTTGTCCTCAGAGAAAACCTTCAAGAGAAAGAACTGTATCGAGGACGTACAAGTCGAAATTCAGAAGCTGCTCGAACAAGAGTTTATCGTAGAAATCAAACAGGTCGACCATAACGTTCCAGAATGGTATCTTCCTATGCAGGCTGTTTTAACCCCGGATAGAACCACCAAACTTCGTTTAGTCTACGATGCATCCGCAAAGGGGCAAAATGGAAAGTCCTTAAACGATCATCTAGAAAAAGGGCCGAACTATATTAACAGTTTACCTAACGTTCTCATTGCTTGGCGCTTCGATCAAGTTGCATATTCCGGAGACATGCGCAAGATGTTTAATCAAGTTCGGATCCACCCAGATGATCAAGTATTCCACAGATTCCTATGGAGAACAAACGAAAGTGAACAGCCCCGAGTGTATCAGTGGGTCAGATTAAATTTCGGAGACAAACCCGCACCCGATATTGCAGCTGCAGCAATCAAGACCTTGGCCAAAGCATCAGAAGCGCAGCATTCAGAAGGGGCTAAAGAGCTCTGCACGCATGTCTACGTGGACGATATTGGCGGTTCCAGAGAGAACGAAGCAAGATGCAAGAAAGTTACAAGTGAAATCGACGCCATACTTTCAACTGGACAATTTCAAGTCAAAGCATGGCACTCCAACAACAAGAACGTTAACCAGTCAGACGAGGAACGTCCAGATTTTCTTGGCCATAAATGGGTAAAAGTTCTGGACAAGATTTCCTTTAAGAAGAGCGAAATTGTAGCAGACTTGACAAACCTTTCAAAAAGGGGATGTCTGGCCAGCGTCCCACAAATGTGGGATCCCATGGGGCTCGTAGTACCATGCACCATTGAATTGAGAATTGATCTCCAAGAATTGTGGAGTGCAGGATATTCGTGGGACGAAATTCTTCCCGAAGAGATTCGTATGAAGTGGATAAGAAACATTCAAATCCTCAATCAGCTTCTCGCATACGAGTTCGACAGAAAGTTGAAGCCTGATAACGCAGTGGGTTTACCTGAAATCCACGGGTTTTGCGACGGAGGAGAGAAGGCGTACGGGGCCGTCGTGTTCCTCAGATGGAAGCTTGCGAACAGCAATTACTTCTGTGTCCCGCTCATGGTGAAGGCGTTCGTTGCACCTCTAAAGAAGAAATCCATTCCGCGATTGGAATTAATGGGATGTCTTACGCTCTCCAGATTGTACAGCACTTGCAAAGAAGCACTAGAATTTGCCGAGTTGTCTGACGCCAAGACAGTATTTTGGATGGATTCACAAACCGTATTAGCCTGGATTAAAACGCCCCCCAAAAGATTCAAGCCGTTTGTCTCGGTGAGAGTTGCTGAGATTCAGGAAACTCTTGACACTCAAGCATTCAAGTACATCAGATCTGATGTTAACCCAGCAGACGTCTTGACGAGAGGAGTACCACCAGAGGAGGTAAAAACTTGGATGGAAGGTCCTCCATTTCTGCAGCGCCCCCAAGAAGAGTGGCCTACgttcagagaaaattcaaagAGTGTCGACGAAGAATCGTTGAAAGAAATCAAGTCCAACAATGAGAAGACGACCATGTGGAAAGAACCAACACAATGTACAGTTTCTTCAGAAGAATCAACAAACATCAGACAACCGACTGATAACCCTATCATGCAACATTTAATGAAGACCTGCTCAACGTTCACTAAAGCTAGAAAGACCCTGGCCTATGTCCTTAGATTCATTAACAATGctataaagaaagaaaacaacacgaGCCCAATTTCAACAGAAGAATTGAGAGAATCCGAACTACAGATGTTCAAATGGTGTCAAGAGACAATCAACATAAACactgtagaccaaaagctgatGTCAAAACCAGATGAACAAGGATTGTTACGCGCATATGGAAGACTAGAAAACATTAGGTCATTGCCAAATGAGATGCGAAATCCTATCATTTTACCAAAAGGGCACCAAATGGTAGATCTACTCCTTAAACATCTCCATGAAAAACGAGTACATTGTGGATTCAAAAGCCTCATTTATGAATCGAGGAAACGCTTCTGGATCGTGGGAGTCCGTAAAATGGCCAAGCAAGTGACCAGTAAATGTGTTACGTGTAAGAAGCTACGACGAAAGCCCATGGGGCAATTGATGGGCCAACTCCCCAAACTACGAGTCGCAGCAGGATTTCCTGCATTCAGCAGCACAGCGTTAGACATGTTCGGACCTTTCCAAGTTAAAGTCGGACGTAAGACTCTAAAGGAAGCACACGTGATAATATTTACTTGCATGACAACTAGAGCAATCCATTTAGAACTTGTAACCGACAAGAGTACCGACACATTTCTCATGGCATTTCGTCGATTTGCGTCGCTCAGAGGCCACCCTATTAACTGTTGGTCAGATTGCGGAACGAACTTTGTTGGAGCACAACAATACTTAAGGGAAGTAATGCAAGGTTGGGATATCCCCAGAATTCAGAGTGTcttgtcaaatgaattttcATGCACATTCAAGTGGGAATGGAACGTACCTCGTGCAAGCCATCAGAATGGAGTAGTCGAAAGTCTTATTAAATCCGTGAGACAAGCATTGGACGCCACTTCCAAGAATCAGTCATTCACGGAGGAACAGTGGAGAACACATCTTGCAGAAGTGACATATTTGGTAAACAGCCGACCTCTTTATCCCAGTTCAGACGGAATCTGGGAAAGCCCTCCTGTCACTCCAAACGACCTTCTTATTGGCCACCATTTTCCGCCTCCTGCTCCAGAACAAGAAGAGAGAGTGAATCCGCGGCATCTCATGCGAAGCACTGAAAAACGGGTTCAAGAATTCTGGAGGTGTTGGATAAAATATTTCGCGCCAAATTTATTGCCCAGAAACAAATGGTATAGACCGAGAGAAAACCTCCAAGAGGGAGATTTGGTGTTAGAAATGGAACCAACTCCAAGAAGAACATGGAAGCTTGGACTGGTACTTCTTACGTATCCGGGAGCAGATGGTCTTGTGAGAAAAGCTAGAATTAAAACTGCAACTTCAGTTTATGATCGACCGATtcacaaactttgtttaattgctACAAAGGAAGAACTGAGTAATGAAACATAA
- the LOC138016441 gene encoding prolactin-releasing peptide receptor-like: MAPSQISELNVSSFLSNVTSEETETQPNRLSSQYVLFTTIFFAIVAAVGIPGNSLVLAIVVRLRETRAPCDLLVANICAADLAFCVIAVPLRIIEVYRGWILGEVMCYIIAPLQDVFVAVSAITHTAIAMFKYHAVATPFHAKMSEKQTKTGIVVTWITCYLATGAPIAVFLSYEGDNVCFV, from the coding sequence ATGGCTCCTTCACAAATATCGGAGCTAAATGTGAGTAGTTTTCTATCAAACGTTACTTCAGAGGAAACGGAGACACAACCTAACAGGTTATCTTCACAGTATGTCCTTTTCACAACGATCTTCTTTGCAATCGTCGCAGCCGTTGGTATCCCTGGGAATAGCCTTGTATTGGCAATAGTAGTGCGCCTGCGAGAGACTCGAGCACCATGCGATCTTCTCGTGGCAAATATCTGCGCTGCTGATCTCGCCTTTTGCGTCATTGCTGTACCTCTGAGAATCATCGAAGTATACCGTGGATGGATCCTAGGCGAGGTAATGTGTTATATCATAGCGCCACTGCAGGATGTTTTCGTGGCCGTTTCCGCCATCACACACACCGCTATTGCAATGTTCAAGTATCACGCCGTCGCCACGCCATTCCACGCAAAGATGAGCGAGAAGCAAACGAAAACGGGCATAGTAGTAACCTGGATAACATGTTATCTGGCAACTGGGGCACCGATTGCGGTATTTCTTAGTTATGAAGGTGATAACGTATGCTTTGTCTAG